CTCGATCCGGCGCGGATCGTCGTCGCCGGTGACAGCGCGGGCGGAAATCTCGCGACCGTCGTCGCCCGGGAGGTCCGTGGCGAAGCGGTCACCCCGGCTTTCCAGCTGCTCATCTACCCGGTGACCGACCAGGCCGCCGACACACCCTCGCGCCGGGAGTTCGCGTCGGGGTACTTCCTCACCGCCGACGGCATCGGCTGGTTCACCGATCGCTACCTGCCCGACGCCGCGCAGCGGAGCGACCCGCGCTGCTCGCCACTGCTTGCCGACGATCTCAGCGGTCTCCCGCCCGCGCATGTCATGGTCGCCGGCTTCGACCCGCTGCGTGACGAGGGCCTCGCGTACGCGCGCAGGCTCGAGGAGGCCGGCGTGCCGGTCACGGTCCGGCGAGAGGGCGCGATGATCCACGGGTTCGTCAACATGACCTTGATCAGTCCGGGGGCCCGGGCCGCGGTCGACCGTCTGTGCGCGGTGGTGCGCGAGGCCCTTCCGCCGGCCGGGTCCAGCTCAGCCGCCTGAGCGCACCGGTGTTCCGGCGCCCTCCCGAGCGCCCGTCACCGCCGACACGGAATCGGCCGGCGTCTGCGTGGCACCTGGAACGGTCGGGCGCCTACGGGTTCGCGGCCGGGCCATCACCCCAGCAGCGCACCCCGCGACGACGATGACCGCACCGACGATCTCCCCGACGCTGGGGACTTCGCCGAGAACGAAGAATGCTGCCGAGATCCCAACCACGGGCACGAGCAGCGACATCGGCGACACCCGGCTTGCGTCGTTGCGTCCCAGCAGCGTGGTCCACAGACCCGCACCGATGACGGTGCCGAAGATCGCGAGGTAGGCGAGGCCACCCAGGGCACGGAGTCCACTCTCGGTACCGAGCGTGGCCAGCGCGTCGAAGCCGGCGGAGGGTCCCTCGACGATCAGGCTCACCGCATACAGCGGCGGAGTGGCGACGACGGCCATCCACAACGTCATCCGCAGGGAGTCGTCGGGACGGGCGAGTCTGCCCCCGATGTTGCCCGCTGCCCAGCTCAGACCACCGAGCACGGTGAGACCGATCGGGAGCAGAGCGGCCACGCCGAGGTCGCTGCCGCGCATCCGGTCGATCGCGATGACCGCCATGCCGAGAACCGCGACCGCCAGGCCGAGGATCTGTCCGGCCGTCATCCGTTCTCGGAGGAACAGCACGCCGAGGATGACCGTGAAGGGCGCCGAGGTCTGGAGAACCAGCGAGGCGAGCCCGGTCGGCATGCCCAGATCCATGGCCAGGAACAGCATGATGAACTGCACGCTGCCGAAGCCGGCGACGTACAGCAGGAACCACTTCAGGCGCACCTTCGGGAACCGCACGAACAGCATGACCGGTATCGCCATCACCGCGAATCGCATCGCGGCGAGGAAGAACGGTGGGAAGTGATCGAGCCCGACTCGGATCGCGATGAAGTTCAGTCCCCAGAGCAGGACGACGAACAACGCGAGGAGGCGATCACGAGTGGACATGGGCCCATCGTCGGTGTGGACGATGTGAAGGACAATCGAATTTAACCGGAATAACTAATCAGTTTTCCTGAAGGGTTATTCCTGTGCTGCGGCGACCTTCGCCCGCACGTCATCCATGTCGAGACCCTCGACGGCGCCGATCAGTTCTTCGAGCTGAGCCGCAGGCAGTGCACCGGGCTGGTTGAAGACCAGAATCCCGTCCCGGAATGCCATGAGCGTCGGGATGGAACGGATTCCGAGACTGCCGGCGAGTTGCTGCTCGGCCTCGGTGTCGATCTTGCCGAACACGATGTCGGAGTGTGCTTCGGAGGCCTTCTCGAAGACGGGCGCGAACTGCCGGCACGGGCCGCACCAGCCGGCCCAGAAGTCGAGGAGGACGATGCCGTCCGAGGCGATGGTGTCCTCGAAGGTTTCCAGGGTGATGTCTTGTGATGCCATGCCCCCACCAACGGATCGGACCGCTCGGACATTCCACCCCGGAGGTCATGCCGTGACCCACGGCACCGCCTGACGACGACGTGGGCCTGAGTACCGTTGTCGCATGGAAGTCCGGCGTCTGCGGCTGCTGCGGGAATTCGCCGACCGGGAGTCGATCGGCGCGGTCGCCGAGGCGATGCACATGACCCCGTCGGCGGTGTCGCAACAGCTGAAGGTCCTGGCCGAGGAGGCCGGTGTCGCGTTGTTCGAACCCGATGGCCGCCGAATCCGATTGACCGAGGCGGGGCGTGCGCTCGTGCTGCGCGCCGATGACGTGATCGCGGCGGTGGATCGGGCGCAGGAGGAGATGTCGTCGTATCGGTCGGGCAAGGCCCGGGTCCGACTGGCGATGTTCCCGTCCGGTGCGACCCTGCTGCTGCCGGCGGTCCTGGAGCGGGCCACCGCATCGGGCATCGACGTACACGCGGTCCATCTCGACGTCGGATACCACGACGCGGCACCGGCTCTCGCCGACCACGACATCGTGGTCACCCACCGCGACGAACGGACCCCGGCGATCAACGTCCCGCGGGTCCGGGTCACCGAGCTGATGCGTGAACCCGTCGACGTGATCGTCGCCGCCGGCAGCGAACTCGCCGTGCGCGACCAGGTCGCGGTCACGGAACTCGCCGATCACGACTGGATCAGCGTCGAAGGCGGCTTCCCGGTCGACGATGTGCTGCTGTCGATCTCGGCGGCGACCGGGGTGGCGCCGCGGGTGACCCAGCGGATGCTGGACTTCACGACGATCGAGGCACTGGTGGCCCATGGGCACGGCATCGCTCTGATGCCGCGGTTCGCCGTCCGCCACCCGGGGGTGAAACGGCTGGTGCTCAAGGGTGTTCGTGCCGCACGGGTCTACGAGGCGCTCGCCCGGCCACGTTCGCGAGCGGCCGTGCAGCAGGTCGTCGACCACCTGCGCGGCGTCGGCGCAGACCAGGGCTGACCGCCGCCGC
The genomic region above belongs to Gordonia hongkongensis and contains:
- a CDS encoding EamA family transporter yields the protein MSTRDRLLALFVVLLWGLNFIAIRVGLDHFPPFFLAAMRFAVMAIPVMLFVRFPKVRLKWFLLYVAGFGSVQFIMLFLAMDLGMPTGLASLVLQTSAPFTVILGVLFLRERMTAGQILGLAVAVLGMAVIAIDRMRGSDLGVAALLPIGLTVLGGLSWAAGNIGGRLARPDDSLRMTLWMAVVATPPLYAVSLIVEGPSAGFDALATLGTESGLRALGGLAYLAIFGTVIGAGLWTTLLGRNDASRVSPMSLLVPVVGISAAFFVLGEVPSVGEIVGAVIVVAGCAAGVMARPRTRRRPTVPGATQTPADSVSAVTGAREGAGTPVRSGG
- a CDS encoding LysR family transcriptional regulator, producing MEVRRLRLLREFADRESIGAVAEAMHMTPSAVSQQLKVLAEEAGVALFEPDGRRIRLTEAGRALVLRADDVIAAVDRAQEEMSSYRSGKARVRLAMFPSGATLLLPAVLERATASGIDVHAVHLDVGYHDAAPALADHDIVVTHRDERTPAINVPRVRVTELMREPVDVIVAAGSELAVRDQVAVTELADHDWISVEGGFPVDDVLLSISAATGVAPRVTQRMLDFTTIEALVAHGHGIALMPRFAVRHPGVKRLVLKGVRAARVYEALARPRSRAAVQQVVDHLRGVGADQG
- the trxA gene encoding thioredoxin gives rise to the protein MASQDITLETFEDTIASDGIVLLDFWAGWCGPCRQFAPVFEKASEAHSDIVFGKIDTEAEQQLAGSLGIRSIPTLMAFRDGILVFNQPGALPAAQLEELIGAVEGLDMDDVRAKVAAAQE